The Gordonibacter urolithinfaciens genome contains a region encoding:
- the menC gene encoding o-succinylbenzoate synthase, with protein sequence MISAFESMVRRYPQRTCFTYVDEAGQEAPYSYREVRMLAAALARYLQSKGVQRGGCIAVDLPNCPLYVMLVLAAAYGSFTIVTVNNRLAPGEKLARLLELERCLGERVAFRVDEENAAGLFDHAAALLAGEERSDPAAVRPARPSFTARTSAATAAPRSTRGLGRATSNRAARRRRDETQRQDALEEIIHFAERSAHVFDAKARALIMFTSGTTGKPKAVPLAWCQVCRAAEASNAALNSPGVGMWQAALPLYHIGGFQVVVRSLLGQVPFILYRRFDAKRLLADAARSHVTHVSVVDKMLQDLLNEDEADTLKGYRCILLGGAASNPHTLGRATAAGARVYASYGMTETSSQIAHAQVTPSFDGGLRLLPGYEARIVDPDAQGFGRLAVKGPGVFEGYLNARAAHTVDGFFLTGDTAALAAGRLYVKERTTDMFVSGGENVYPAEIRDKLVRVPGVAEAYVFGAPDAVWGRRPIAFVERERPAAPQRTEPVAPQQFAATVRASLSTRLSKLYQPRCLFVLDEFPRTGIGKIDRAALQARYEQRIEVVRVTLHRIRLPFLQPFKTAKGVLRDRESVIVEVEDHAGRTGLGECVAFPTDWYLPETLDQDVRVLKEVLAPLVLNEAYLHPSEASASFAACAEAAAFPLAQGALEPALWDLYGKIVGKPLWQLIGGAVPHGGAAAGQASVPAGAVVGMGAAADTVAAVRRCVEAGYRRVKLKVAPGGSLSSVQAVREAYPRLMITLDANQSFAEHDLEELRALDACGPAWIEEPLDPHRLPGVGPTDLFDRLARLQRSLHTPICLDESIARPADLARALQHPELGCYALKIAKMGGVQPALDFLRLAQVRGLGVWMGGMYDTGVSKRLHAAFETLPGIDAPGDVGATARYFAVDVTDPPYTAERGRVTLNRTGHPNGLGCDLNRSSLADVLVDRTVIERQRRPLR encoded by the coding sequence ATGATCAGCGCATTCGAGAGCATGGTTCGCCGATACCCGCAGCGGACGTGCTTCACGTACGTCGACGAGGCGGGTCAGGAGGCGCCGTATTCGTACCGCGAGGTGCGCATGCTCGCGGCTGCCCTCGCCCGCTACCTGCAGTCGAAGGGCGTGCAGCGCGGCGGTTGCATCGCGGTCGACCTGCCGAACTGCCCCCTGTACGTGATGCTGGTCCTGGCAGCCGCCTACGGCAGCTTCACCATCGTGACCGTGAACAACCGGCTGGCCCCGGGCGAGAAGCTGGCCCGCCTGTTGGAGCTGGAGCGCTGCCTGGGTGAACGCGTGGCGTTCCGTGTGGACGAAGAGAACGCGGCGGGCCTGTTCGACCACGCAGCCGCCCTGCTCGCGGGCGAGGAGCGCTCCGATCCAGCCGCCGTCCGCCCTGCGCGTCCGAGCTTCACGGCGCGGACCTCGGCCGCCACGGCGGCGCCGCGCTCCACGCGCGGCCTGGGCCGGGCGACTTCCAACCGTGCGGCGCGCCGGCGGCGCGACGAGACGCAGCGGCAGGACGCGCTCGAGGAGATCATCCACTTCGCCGAGCGCTCTGCCCACGTGTTCGACGCGAAGGCGCGGGCGCTCATCATGTTCACCTCGGGCACGACCGGCAAGCCGAAGGCCGTGCCGCTGGCCTGGTGCCAGGTGTGCCGCGCCGCCGAGGCTTCGAACGCCGCCCTCAACAGCCCCGGCGTGGGCATGTGGCAGGCGGCGCTGCCGCTGTACCACATCGGCGGCTTCCAAGTGGTCGTGCGCAGCCTGCTGGGGCAGGTGCCCTTCATCCTCTACCGCCGCTTCGACGCCAAGCGTCTGCTGGCCGATGCGGCGCGCTCCCACGTCACCCACGTGTCGGTGGTGGACAAGATGCTGCAGGACCTGCTGAACGAGGACGAGGCGGACACGCTGAAGGGCTACCGGTGCATTCTGCTGGGCGGCGCTGCGTCGAACCCGCATACGCTTGGTCGCGCCACCGCGGCCGGTGCTCGCGTATACGCGAGCTATGGCATGACGGAAACGTCCAGCCAGATTGCCCATGCGCAGGTCACGCCTTCGTTCGACGGGGGGTTGCGGCTGCTGCCGGGCTACGAGGCGCGCATCGTCGACCCCGACGCGCAGGGCTTCGGCCGCCTGGCGGTCAAGGGCCCCGGCGTGTTCGAGGGCTACCTCAACGCGCGGGCGGCGCACACGGTGGACGGGTTCTTCCTCACGGGTGACACGGCGGCGCTGGCGGCCGGACGGCTGTACGTGAAGGAGCGCACCACCGATATGTTCGTGTCGGGCGGCGAGAACGTCTACCCGGCCGAGATCCGCGACAAGCTCGTGCGCGTGCCCGGCGTCGCCGAAGCCTACGTGTTCGGCGCGCCCGACGCCGTCTGGGGCCGCCGTCCCATCGCGTTCGTGGAGCGCGAGCGTCCCGCCGCCCCGCAGCGCACGGAGCCGGTTGCGCCGCAGCAGTTCGCCGCCACCGTGCGGGCCAGCCTGAGCACGCGTCTGTCGAAGCTCTACCAGCCGCGCTGCCTCTTCGTGCTCGACGAGTTCCCCCGCACCGGCATCGGCAAGATCGACCGTGCGGCGCTCCAGGCACGCTACGAGCAGCGCATCGAGGTGGTGCGCGTGACGCTGCACCGCATTCGCCTGCCGTTCCTGCAGCCGTTTAAGACGGCGAAGGGCGTTCTGCGCGACCGCGAGTCCGTCATAGTGGAGGTGGAGGATCATGCCGGGCGCACGGGCCTGGGAGAATGCGTGGCGTTCCCCACGGACTGGTACCTGCCCGAGACGCTCGACCAGGACGTGCGCGTGCTCAAGGAGGTGCTGGCCCCCCTGGTGCTGAACGAGGCGTACCTGCATCCCTCCGAGGCCAGCGCGTCGTTCGCCGCCTGCGCGGAGGCGGCCGCGTTCCCGCTGGCGCAAGGTGCGCTCGAGCCGGCGCTGTGGGATCTGTACGGCAAGATCGTCGGCAAGCCGCTGTGGCAGCTGATCGGCGGCGCAGTGCCCCACGGGGGAGCTGCGGCGGGCCAGGCGTCTGTGCCGGCGGGCGCCGTGGTGGGCATGGGGGCGGCTGCCGACACGGTGGCTGCGGTGCGCCGTTGCGTCGAGGCGGGCTATCGCCGGGTGAAGCTGAAGGTTGCCCCCGGGGGCTCGCTGTCGTCCGTGCAGGCGGTGCGCGAAGCGTATCCCCGGCTCATGATCACGCTGGATGCGAACCAGAGCTTCGCGGAGCACGACCTGGAGGAGCTGCGCGCCCTCGACGCGTGCGGCCCTGCCTGGATCGAGGAGCCGCTCGACCCGCACCGCCTTCCCGGCGTCGGGCCGACCGACCTGTTCGACCGGCTGGCGCGCCTGCAGCGCAGCCTGCATACGCCCATCTGCCTGGACGAGTCCATCGCCCGCCCGGCCGATCTGGCGCGGGCGTTGCAGCATCCTGAACTGGGATGCTATGCGCTCAAGATTGCCAAGATGGGCGGCGTGCAGCCCGCGCTCGACTTCCTGCGGCTGGCGCAGGTGCGCGGCCTTGGCGTGTGGATGGGCGGCATGTACGACACCGGCGTGTCCAAGCGCTTGCACGCCGCGTTCGAAACGCTGCCCGGCATCGACGCGCCCGGTGACGTCGGCGCCACTGCACGCTACTTTGCCGTGGATGTCACCGATCCGCCGTACACGGCCGAGCGCGGCCGGGTGACGCTCAACCGCACCGGCCATCCGAACGGCCTGGGCTGCGACCTCAACCGCTCCTCCTTGGCCGACGTTCTCGTGGACCGCACGGTCATCGAGCGGCAGCGCCGTCCCCTTCGTTAA
- a CDS encoding amidohydrolase family protein: protein MTAIDVHAHIYPEKIAERAVGAVGEFYLVDMYGQGTASHLLAAKDRAPLTHFVVHSVATKPSAVASINDFIAEQCRLHPELIGFMAMHQDLEDPEVEIERAVGLGLRGMKLHPDTQKVNMDDPRLMSIYEMIAGRLPLIVHTGDYRTDFSHPRRLKNILHTFPDLVVDAAHFGGWSVPEIGYDVLHDENVFIDVSSSMAFLGNRRTRELVNLWGADRVMFGSDFPMWDPAHEYDTFTSLGFSDGDLEKMLWKNAERFTGVRV from the coding sequence ATGACCGCCATCGACGTGCACGCCCATATCTATCCCGAGAAGATCGCCGAGCGGGCGGTCGGCGCCGTGGGCGAGTTCTATCTCGTGGACATGTACGGGCAGGGCACGGCATCGCACCTGCTGGCCGCAAAGGATCGGGCGCCCCTCACGCACTTCGTCGTGCACTCGGTGGCCACCAAGCCCAGCGCCGTGGCCAGCATCAACGACTTCATCGCCGAGCAGTGCCGCCTCCACCCCGAGCTCATCGGCTTCATGGCCATGCACCAGGACCTCGAGGACCCCGAGGTGGAGATAGAGCGCGCCGTCGGCCTGGGCCTGCGCGGCATGAAGCTGCATCCCGACACCCAGAAGGTGAACATGGACGACCCGCGCCTCATGAGCATCTACGAGATGATCGCAGGACGCCTGCCGCTCATCGTGCACACGGGCGACTACCGCACGGACTTCTCGCATCCGCGCCGGCTCAAGAACATCCTGCACACGTTCCCCGACCTCGTGGTGGACGCCGCCCACTTCGGCGGCTGGTCCGTCCCCGAGATCGGCTACGACGTGCTGCACGACGAGAACGTGTTCATCGACGTGTCCAGCTCTATGGCCTTCCTCGGCAACCGGCGCACCCGCGAGCTCGTGAACCTGTGGGGCGCCGACCGCGTGATGTTCGGCTCGGACTTCCCCATGTGGGACCCGGCGCACGAGTACGACACGTTCACGTCGCTCGGCTTCTCCGACGGAGACTTGGAGAAAATGCTCTGGAAGAACGCCGAGCGATTCACGGGCGTGAGGGTTTAG
- a CDS encoding hemolysin family protein: MPVALSLFLVLFFLLMNAFFVAAEFSLVRVRKSQVEILVDEGRSGAKYTKLVADNVNAYLSACQLGITLASLALGWLGEPAVSQLIEGPLLAIGLPEAAIHGIAIAVGFIVITALHIVVGELIPKSLAIFSTERYALFTATPLVWFYRITYPIMWLFNSITNGVMKLLGHDIANEHEVYTDEEIKLLIDESTESGLIDPEQNEYVDNIFDLGDKDAEAIMTPRTNVICLDLEDSLEENLALIMQYKYTRYPVCRGNKDRIVGFVHVKDLYTLPPDSTMEDLRIRTIQAVPEGIPIAKLLQILQAKHTKIAVVIDEHGGTSGIVTMSDIMEQIVGRIDDEYAHGGSDAAVRLDDGSYLVDGAMAIDEVEELIGFEPEEASECETTGGLLLSLFDRIPEEGDSVTIEHDGLKATFTVVDMDRHRIDKVRVVLEQKPEVEGSEKDR; encoded by the coding sequence ATGCCTGTTGCGTTAAGCCTTTTTCTTGTCCTTTTCTTCCTGCTCATGAACGCTTTCTTCGTCGCCGCCGAGTTCTCGCTCGTGCGCGTGCGCAAATCCCAAGTGGAAATCCTCGTCGACGAGGGCCGCTCCGGCGCCAAGTACACCAAGCTCGTGGCCGACAACGTAAACGCGTACCTTTCCGCTTGCCAGCTAGGAATCACGCTGGCCTCGCTCGCCCTTGGCTGGCTGGGCGAGCCTGCCGTCTCCCAGCTTATCGAGGGCCCGCTGCTGGCGATCGGCCTGCCCGAGGCGGCCATCCACGGCATCGCCATCGCCGTCGGCTTCATCGTCATCACCGCGTTGCACATCGTAGTGGGCGAGCTGATACCGAAGTCTTTGGCCATCTTCTCCACCGAACGCTACGCCCTGTTCACGGCCACGCCGCTCGTGTGGTTCTACCGCATCACGTACCCTATCATGTGGCTGTTCAACAGCATCACGAACGGCGTCATGAAGCTGCTCGGCCATGACATTGCCAACGAGCACGAGGTGTACACCGACGAGGAGATCAAACTGCTCATCGACGAGAGCACCGAGAGCGGCCTCATCGACCCCGAGCAGAACGAGTACGTGGACAACATCTTCGACCTGGGCGACAAGGACGCCGAGGCTATCATGACGCCGCGTACCAACGTCATCTGCCTCGACCTCGAGGATTCGCTCGAGGAGAACCTGGCGCTCATCATGCAGTACAAGTACACGCGCTATCCCGTGTGCCGCGGCAACAAGGACCGCATCGTCGGCTTCGTGCACGTGAAGGACCTCTACACGCTGCCGCCCGACAGCACGATGGAAGACCTGCGCATCCGCACGATCCAGGCCGTTCCCGAGGGTATTCCCATCGCGAAGCTGCTGCAGATACTGCAGGCGAAGCACACGAAGATAGCCGTGGTCATCGACGAGCACGGCGGCACGTCGGGCATCGTCACCATGAGCGACATCATGGAGCAGATCGTCGGCCGCATCGACGACGAGTACGCGCACGGCGGCTCGGACGCCGCGGTGCGCCTCGACGACGGCAGCTACCTCGTGGACGGCGCCATGGCCATCGACGAGGTGGAGGAGCTCATTGGCTTCGAGCCCGAGGAGGCCTCCGAATGCGAGACGACAGGGGGCCTGCTGCTGTCGCTGTTCGACCGCATCCCCGAAGAGGGCGATTCCGTGACCATCGAGCATGACGGCCTCAAGGCCACGTTCACCGTGGTGGACATGGACCGTCACCGCATCGACAAGGTGCGCGTAGTGTTGGAGCAAAAGCCCGAGGTCGAAGGTTCGGAAAAGGACCGCTAA
- a CDS encoding basic amino acid/polyamine antiporter, whose amino-acid sequence MSASASHQSASTIEAASAVVPAASADIPRPQGGLGIFRLVTTVITLILGGGVFSLAGDQAANGASGAAILTAWGISAVGVLCLVLTFFALSRIKPQLKGGIYSYASAGFGDFLGFNSAWGYWISALLCTVSFSALLFGALSYFFPIFGEGNNLASIVGASCLIWFYVFLVSRGIKEVTGVNAVITISKVVPIFVAITAIIFLQKFDLGIFMANLATGADPSLPFWEQVSGTMMVTIWVFVGIEGAVAISGRAKKERDVGKATIIAFVCVLTIYLLVSVLSMGVMPLSDLALLENPALAGVMEVAVGQWGAVLINCGVVLSLVGAMLGYTVLSSESPYEAAEQGVFIKAFAKTNKKGAPIVTLVVTNIIIEAFLVIMLFSDSTYQFFYTISAGMILLPYLLSAAYFAKLTFTEPQAFKGKVGGSLVFWRIFGIVGVIYSFFLAFASGAVGLTIMSLLYAPGILMYIKGKKERGEPYLRSTLDKVVVFIILAAAVASIVLVVTGQVVL is encoded by the coding sequence ATGAGCGCTTCCGCATCGCACCAATCCGCATCGACGATCGAGGCCGCCTCGGCGGTCGTGCCAGCTGCATCTGCCGACATCCCCCGCCCGCAGGGAGGCCTCGGCATCTTCCGGCTCGTCACCACCGTCATCACGCTCATCTTGGGCGGCGGTGTGTTCTCGCTGGCGGGCGACCAGGCGGCTAACGGCGCCAGCGGCGCGGCAATCCTCACGGCGTGGGGCATCTCGGCGGTGGGCGTACTGTGCCTCGTGCTGACGTTCTTCGCGCTCTCGCGCATCAAGCCGCAGCTCAAGGGCGGCATTTACAGCTACGCAAGCGCCGGTTTCGGCGATTTCCTCGGTTTCAACAGCGCGTGGGGCTATTGGATCAGCGCGCTTCTCTGCACGGTGAGCTTCTCGGCGCTCTTGTTCGGCGCGCTGTCGTACTTCTTCCCCATTTTCGGGGAGGGCAACAACCTGGCGTCCATCGTCGGCGCGAGTTGCCTCATCTGGTTCTACGTGTTCCTCGTGTCGCGCGGCATCAAGGAAGTCACCGGCGTGAACGCCGTCATCACCATTTCCAAGGTCGTGCCCATCTTCGTGGCCATCACGGCCATCATCTTCCTGCAGAAGTTCGACCTGGGCATCTTCATGGCGAACCTTGCGACGGGAGCCGATCCCAGCCTGCCGTTCTGGGAGCAGGTGAGCGGCACCATGATGGTGACCATCTGGGTGTTCGTGGGCATCGAGGGTGCGGTGGCCATCTCCGGGCGCGCGAAGAAGGAGCGCGACGTGGGCAAGGCCACCATCATCGCGTTCGTGTGCGTGCTGACCATCTACCTGCTGGTAAGCGTTTTGAGCATGGGGGTCATGCCGTTGTCCGACCTGGCGTTGCTGGAGAACCCGGCGCTCGCGGGCGTCATGGAGGTGGCCGTGGGGCAGTGGGGCGCCGTCCTCATCAACTGCGGCGTGGTGCTGTCGCTCGTGGGCGCCATGCTGGGTTACACCGTGCTCTCGAGCGAATCGCCCTACGAGGCGGCCGAGCAGGGCGTGTTCATCAAGGCGTTCGCCAAGACGAACAAGAAGGGCGCCCCTATCGTCACGCTCGTGGTCACGAACATCATCATCGAGGCGTTCCTCGTGATCATGCTGTTCTCGGACAGCACGTACCAGTTCTTCTACACCATATCCGCCGGCATGATCCTGCTGCCGTACCTGCTGTCGGCAGCGTACTTCGCCAAGCTCACGTTCACGGAGCCGCAGGCATTCAAGGGCAAGGTGGGCGGCAGCCTGGTGTTCTGGCGCATCTTCGGCATCGTGGGCGTTATCTACAGCTTCTTCCTGGCGTTCGCGAGCGGCGCGGTAGGGCTCACCATCATGTCGCTTCTGTACGCGCCGGGCATCCTCATGTACATCAAGGGGAAGAAGGAGCGGGGCGAGCCGTACCTGCGCAGCACGCTGGACAAGGTGGTGGTGTTCATCATCCTGGCCGCCGCTGTGGCATCCATCGTCCTGGTAGTCACCGGCCAAGTCGTGCTGTAG
- a CDS encoding uracil-xanthine permease family protein: MKPFATEELFKLDGDIPLLRAVPYGVQHILAMFVANLAPIVIVAGAAGLGTDQTGSLIQSAMLIAGIGTLIQLFPLGRIGSGLPIVMGISFTFVTVLCGIVATYGYSTAIGAIMVGGIIEGVLGLFAKYWRRIISPIVAAVVVTSIGFSLLGVGATSFGGGSGVPDFGSPQNLALGTVSLVSCLVFQVLAKGKAKQLSVLFGLVIGYVVALFMGAVDFSGFAGMQLFALPQLMPFTPEFNLGAIVSVTLIFLVSATETIGDTSALTMVGLNREVKEKELTGSIACDGFVSSLSACFGCLPITSFSQNVGLVAMTKVVNRRAIATGAVIMVLAAFLPVISVVFSSLPEAVLGGCTIMMFGNIIVSGFQMIARAGFTQRNITIAALSLAVGIGFTQASALFAVFPEIVQSVFAQNCVAVVFLVAVVANLVLPRDAQAADEADAMDVAAGERGDAAEGSPVVAAAPAGGPTGALTPSAAPATAPDRVPTPSSAPDTEEGDLAPA, translated from the coding sequence ATGAAGCCGTTCGCAACCGAGGAGCTGTTCAAGCTCGACGGCGACATCCCGCTTTTGCGCGCCGTGCCCTACGGCGTGCAGCACATCCTGGCCATGTTCGTGGCCAACCTCGCGCCCATCGTCATCGTGGCGGGCGCAGCAGGCCTCGGCACCGACCAGACGGGTTCGCTCATCCAGAGCGCCATGCTCATCGCCGGCATCGGCACGCTCATCCAGCTGTTCCCTCTGGGGCGCATCGGCTCGGGGCTGCCCATCGTCATGGGCATCAGCTTCACGTTCGTTACCGTGCTCTGCGGCATCGTGGCCACGTACGGTTACAGCACGGCCATCGGTGCCATCATGGTGGGCGGTATCATCGAGGGCGTGCTGGGCCTGTTTGCGAAGTATTGGCGGCGCATCATCTCGCCCATCGTGGCGGCCGTGGTGGTAACGTCCATCGGGTTCTCGCTGCTGGGCGTGGGTGCCACGTCGTTCGGCGGTGGCAGCGGCGTGCCGGACTTCGGGTCGCCGCAGAACCTGGCGTTGGGCACCGTCTCCCTCGTGTCGTGCCTGGTGTTCCAAGTGCTGGCGAAGGGGAAGGCCAAGCAGCTATCCGTGCTGTTCGGCCTGGTGATAGGGTATGTGGTGGCGCTGTTCATGGGGGCGGTGGACTTCAGCGGGTTCGCGGGCATGCAGTTGTTCGCGCTGCCCCAGCTCATGCCGTTCACCCCGGAGTTCAACCTGGGCGCCATCGTGTCGGTCACGCTCATCTTCCTCGTGTCGGCCACCGAGACCATCGGCGACACATCGGCCTTGACGATGGTGGGCCTGAACCGCGAGGTGAAGGAGAAGGAGCTTACCGGCTCCATCGCGTGCGACGGCTTCGTGAGCTCGCTGTCGGCGTGTTTCGGCTGCCTGCCCATCACGTCATTCTCGCAGAACGTGGGCCTGGTGGCCATGACGAAGGTGGTGAACCGGCGCGCCATCGCCACCGGCGCCGTCATCATGGTGCTGGCCGCGTTCCTGCCGGTGATCAGCGTGGTGTTCTCGTCTCTGCCCGAGGCGGTGCTGGGCGGCTGCACCATCATGATGTTCGGCAACATCATCGTGAGCGGCTTCCAGATGATCGCGCGTGCCGGCTTCACGCAGCGCAACATCACCATCGCCGCGTTGTCGCTGGCCGTGGGGATCGGCTTCACGCAAGCGTCGGCGCTGTTCGCGGTGTTCCCCGAGATCGTGCAGAGCGTGTTCGCGCAGAACTGCGTGGCCGTGGTGTTTCTGGTGGCCGTGGTGGCGAACCTCGTGCTGCCGCGGGACGCGCAGGCGGCGGATGAGGCGGATGCGATGGATGTCGCGGCGGGCGAGCGCGGTGATGCGGCGGAGGGCTCTCCAGTTGTGGCGGCTGCTCCAGCGGGCGGGCCGACAGGTGCGCTCACGCCCTCGGCCGCACCGGCAACGGCTCCCGACCGGGTTCCAACCCCTTCTTCCGCGCCTGATACAGAGGAGGGCGACTTGGCGCCCGCGTAA
- the menB gene encoding 1,4-dihydroxy-2-naphthoyl-CoA synthase, with amino-acid sequence MGDTAWQAGKAYREIIYETCDGIAKITINRPERRNAFTPLTVNELYDAFTVARDDAAIGVIILTGANHEGRSEDQAFCSGGDQKIRGNGGYVGEDNIPRLNVLDLQRLIRVVPKPVIAMVNGYAIGGGHVLHILCDLSLAADTAKFGQTGPKVGSFDAGYGAGYLANIVGQKKAREIWYLCRQYTAAEALEMGLVNKVVPFDQLEAECVSWAREMLALSPTALRFMKASFNAATDGLAGIQQLAGDATLLYYTTDEAKEGRDAFKEKRAPDFTQFPKFP; translated from the coding sequence ATGGGCGATACCGCGTGGCAGGCGGGCAAGGCATACCGCGAGATCATCTACGAAACCTGCGATGGCATCGCCAAGATCACCATCAACCGGCCCGAGCGCCGCAACGCCTTCACGCCGCTCACGGTGAACGAGCTCTACGACGCGTTTACCGTGGCGCGCGACGACGCGGCCATCGGCGTGATCATCCTCACCGGCGCCAACCACGAGGGGCGCTCCGAGGACCAGGCGTTCTGCTCCGGCGGCGACCAGAAGATCCGCGGCAACGGCGGCTATGTGGGCGAGGACAACATCCCGCGCCTCAACGTGCTGGACCTCCAGCGCCTCATCCGCGTGGTGCCCAAGCCCGTCATCGCCATGGTGAACGGCTACGCCATCGGCGGCGGCCATGTGCTGCACATCCTGTGCGACTTGTCGCTCGCGGCCGACACGGCCAAGTTCGGCCAGACCGGCCCCAAAGTGGGCAGCTTCGACGCGGGCTACGGCGCGGGCTATCTGGCCAACATCGTGGGCCAGAAGAAGGCGCGCGAGATCTGGTACCTCTGCCGCCAGTACACGGCCGCGGAGGCGCTGGAGATGGGCCTGGTGAACAAGGTGGTGCCGTTCGACCAGCTGGAGGCGGAGTGCGTGAGCTGGGCGCGCGAGATGCTGGCCCTGTCGCCCACGGCGCTGCGCTTCATGAAGGCGTCGTTCAACGCGGCCACCGACGGCCTGGCCGGTATCCAGCAGCTCGCCGGCGACGCGACGCTTCTGTACTACACCACCGACGAGGCGAAGGAGGGTCGCGACGCGTTCAAGGAGAAGCGCGCGCCCGACTTCACGCAGTTCCCGAAATTTCCGTAG
- a CDS encoding xanthine phosphoribosyltransferase, protein MEQLEERIRRDGVVKSEGVLKVDSFLNHQLDIELFDAMGAEFKRLFADAPVTKILTIEASGIGIACVAARHFGVPVVFAKKAQSINLDGDMHTTRIQSFTHGRVYDVIVSKKFLGPDDHVLIIDDFLANGCALNGLIELVDEAGATVEGIGIAIEKGFQPGGDGLRERGYRLESLAIVDAMDPATGEIEFRR, encoded by the coding sequence GTGGAGCAGTTGGAGGAGCGCATCAGGCGCGACGGGGTGGTGAAGTCGGAGGGCGTCCTGAAGGTGGACAGCTTCCTGAACCACCAGTTGGACATCGAGCTGTTCGACGCCATGGGGGCCGAGTTCAAGCGCCTGTTCGCCGATGCGCCCGTCACGAAGATCCTCACGATAGAGGCGTCGGGCATCGGCATTGCCTGCGTGGCAGCGCGGCACTTCGGCGTGCCCGTGGTGTTCGCGAAGAAGGCGCAGTCCATCAACCTGGACGGCGACATGCACACCACGCGCATCCAGTCGTTCACGCACGGGCGCGTCTACGACGTCATCGTGTCGAAGAAGTTCCTGGGGCCGGACGACCACGTGCTCATCATCGACGACTTCCTGGCGAACGGCTGCGCGCTCAACGGGCTCATCGAGCTGGTGGACGAGGCGGGCGCCACGGTGGAGGGCATCGGCATCGCCATCGAGAAGGGCTTCCAGCCCGGCGGCGACGGCCTGCGCGAGCGCGGCTACCGCTTGGAGTCGCTCGCCATCGTGGACGCCATGGACCCGGCGACCGGTGAGATCGAGTTCCGCCGATGA
- a CDS encoding TetR/AcrR family transcriptional regulator, with the protein MYVEPKDSRQRCTKERLFASFERALQSKAVSDITVSEVCGDAGISRKTFYKYYSDPFALLLAMQDDLFAGLGQRLAKLPPDVYAISSDIIDFVAEHRVVAKAVFENRGEGNLIDRVLAHLHATYHESWEQANPDMSEQAVEFLFHYVTSGWVGIVRLWLFQHPDLEVGEVKAQAESLLKLTTPRA; encoded by the coding sequence ATGTACGTCGAACCGAAGGATTCCCGACAACGCTGTACCAAAGAGCGCCTGTTCGCGTCGTTCGAGCGGGCGCTGCAGAGCAAGGCCGTGTCGGACATCACGGTAAGCGAGGTCTGCGGCGACGCGGGCATTTCGCGCAAGACGTTCTACAAGTACTACTCGGATCCGTTCGCGTTGTTGCTGGCCATGCAGGACGATCTGTTCGCCGGCTTGGGGCAGCGCTTGGCTAAGCTACCGCCCGACGTGTACGCCATCTCTTCGGATATTATCGACTTCGTGGCCGAGCATCGCGTGGTGGCGAAGGCGGTGTTCGAGAACCGTGGCGAGGGAAACCTCATCGATCGCGTGCTCGCCCACCTGCATGCCACCTATCACGAAAGCTGGGAGCAGGCGAACCCCGACATGTCCGAGCAGGCGGTGGAATTCCTGTTCCACTACGTTACCTCGGGCTGGGTGGGCATCGTCAGGCTCTGGCTCTTCCAGCACCCCGATCTAGAAGTAGGAGAGGTCAAGGCGCAGGCCGAGAGCCTGTTGAAGCTGACGACGCCCCGCGCTTGA